The following coding sequences are from one Paenibacillus sp. JDR-2 window:
- a CDS encoding carbohydrate ABC transporter permease — MRESLSKKLAFQLKPGNLFAHLVLLGIGLVLLYPLVFMVLAGFFTKDEFTSSIIGLLPIAKSPTLHNFTVLFYGSTDAGIQKYFINSGYRTIYNTFWALLTSLLAGYVFARLRFKGKDQLFLVLLGTQMIPGTIALIPTYLEFARFPFAGGNHIFTGGSGILDTWWVYFIGGPSLNIMGAFLVKQSIEKIPFELDEAAKVDGAGTMRIIFQIMLPLQLPIMAFIAITTALATWNDFATPFFYTSSDKLQTLPAAITRLSSAAVSPGAIPNWPLIITLGLGMTVPALLIFFFFQKYIVQGLANTGIKG, encoded by the coding sequence ATGAGAGAATCCTTATCCAAAAAGCTGGCGTTTCAATTGAAGCCGGGCAATCTGTTTGCCCATCTGGTTCTGCTTGGCATCGGACTTGTCCTGTTATATCCTTTGGTCTTTATGGTTCTGGCCGGCTTCTTCACGAAAGACGAGTTCACAAGCTCCATCATCGGGTTGCTCCCGATTGCGAAATCGCCAACCCTTCATAACTTTACCGTTCTGTTTTACGGCTCCACCGATGCAGGCATACAGAAATATTTCATTAACTCCGGCTACCGCACGATTTACAACACCTTCTGGGCACTTCTGACTTCTTTGCTGGCCGGGTACGTGTTCGCAAGGCTGCGCTTCAAAGGGAAGGATCAGCTTTTCCTTGTCCTGCTGGGGACGCAAATGATTCCGGGAACGATCGCCCTCATTCCGACTTATCTGGAATTTGCACGGTTTCCGTTTGCCGGGGGCAACCATATTTTCACGGGAGGCTCCGGGATTCTCGACACATGGTGGGTGTACTTCATCGGCGGACCAAGCTTGAATATTATGGGGGCATTCCTCGTTAAGCAGTCCATTGAGAAAATACCGTTTGAACTTGACGAAGCGGCTAAAGTGGACGGTGCGGGCACCATGCGCATTATCTTCCAAATCATGCTGCCGCTGCAGCTCCCGATTATGGCGTTTATCGCGATTACGACAGCGCTGGCTACCTGGAATGATTTTGCCACGCCGTTCTTCTATACATCTTCGGATAAGCTGCAGACGCTGCCTGCCGCGATAACAAGGCTGTCCTCGGCTGCCGTGAGCCCGGGGGCGATTCCGAACTGGCCGCTTATTATTACGCTTGGTCTAGGCATGACGGTTCCCGCGCTTCTTATTTTCTTCTTCTTCCAGAAGTACATCGTGCAGGGTCTCGCCAATACCGGTATAAAGGGTTAA
- a CDS encoding carbohydrate ABC transporter permease, producing the protein MNDRKVVETASLHLPVQNASTKSSLKKFAVRHKDALIATAILSPMILWWLVLSGFPTLFGFFLGFFDWIGIAANPKFVWFDNYVRFFHDPLYYEALWRSIWLGGLVTAITLIAGFGAALLMNMPLFGKGIYRSIWYIPAVTSTVATTQIFNLLLDTNNGVINNFLKSIGKEPIVWQYSVFWGVFWIVVYSVWKGVGGAALIWLAGLQSVDVSLYEAAEIDGAGRWGKLWNVTLPGLKPIATYIVITSLIGAIQIYEQVLFMTGGGPYGKTEVLVFRIYRDAFWDFNLGMAGASSLIMAVIVFLVTIAYYRWSTNSDRSSTIKIKGVKGGPKA; encoded by the coding sequence ATGAACGACAGGAAAGTTGTAGAAACCGCATCTTTGCATCTGCCAGTCCAAAACGCATCAACAAAATCCTCTCTCAAAAAGTTTGCTGTCAGACACAAAGATGCATTAATCGCGACGGCCATCTTGAGTCCAATGATTCTGTGGTGGCTTGTCTTGTCGGGGTTCCCGACGCTATTTGGTTTTTTCCTTGGATTTTTTGACTGGATCGGCATTGCGGCCAATCCGAAGTTTGTCTGGTTTGACAACTACGTTCGATTTTTCCACGATCCGCTTTACTACGAAGCCTTATGGAGATCGATCTGGCTTGGGGGACTTGTTACCGCAATTACCCTGATTGCCGGCTTTGGGGCAGCTCTGCTGATGAATATGCCGCTTTTCGGCAAAGGGATCTACCGGTCCATCTGGTACATTCCGGCGGTTACGTCAACGGTTGCGACAACGCAGATTTTTAATCTCCTCCTCGATACTAACAATGGCGTTATTAATAACTTTCTGAAATCGATCGGCAAGGAACCAATCGTGTGGCAATATTCCGTCTTCTGGGGCGTGTTCTGGATCGTCGTTTACTCCGTGTGGAAAGGCGTAGGGGGCGCGGCGCTGATCTGGCTTGCAGGTCTGCAGTCCGTTGACGTTTCCTTGTACGAAGCGGCGGAGATCGACGGAGCGGGACGCTGGGGCAAGCTTTGGAACGTGACGCTACCAGGCTTGAAGCCGATTGCAACTTACATTGTCATTACAAGCTTGATTGGCGCGATTCAGATCTATGAGCAGGTGCTGTTCATGACGGGCGGCGGTCCATACGGAAAAACGGAAGTGCTTGTGTTCCGCATCTACCGCGACGCGTTCTGGGACTTCAACCTCGGCATGGCGGGAGCTTCCTCGCTTATTATGGCGGTTATCGTCTTCTTGGTTACCATCGCTTATTACCGCTGGTCGACGAATTCGGACAGAAGCTCAACGATCAAGATTAAAGGAGTTAAAGGAGGTCCTAAAGCATGA
- a CDS encoding extracellular solute-binding protein, translated as MKSTKITSLLVTALLTVSLSACGGNNNGNTSTATNSPQNSATPAESASASPTESTDATTGTDPVTITVLNEGAVGIGVGKLDDLFAPKEKELKGNGIDVTYTPGNPVEAFPLFYQKIIAGKLHEKNISVKTEDWGWGEPLIQKETAGFLAKNVPDIIVGETQMPGFAQQGLLEPFPDDMAADIRENVSPAAWKPMEYDGKIYGLASQPGVSSLYWNKKLVKEAGIDPEKPVTSWQELADNAKKVTEAGKGKFYGGGVYAGPNFGGYLRYGALIGINGGSYADANGQPTFNSDANVETVNLLRELNAAHPAGLMVNNTEGTYFDAWNKGQIAYLIDGPWQVQQCKDNNLECGMSPIPLSPNGAAANVTIGAAFHSVPKDAKNKDAAFEYIKAMYSKEIQQLIADSNVRSPILKEIAEAPDYQQKHPEMYLHYQAMNGNVQGLPTFAKDNSKVWQVWGDAVVKSLMTKGDVKAILDDAQKKAEQITKQ; from the coding sequence GTGAAAAGTACAAAGATCACATCCTTGCTTGTAACTGCGCTATTAACGGTCTCATTATCAGCTTGCGGCGGCAACAATAACGGCAATACTTCAACAGCCACCAACTCGCCGCAAAATTCGGCGACACCGGCTGAATCCGCCTCAGCTTCACCGACAGAAAGCACAGACGCAACGACAGGCACTGATCCGGTAACGATCACGGTTTTGAATGAAGGGGCCGTTGGGATCGGGGTAGGCAAGCTGGACGATTTGTTCGCACCCAAAGAGAAGGAATTGAAAGGCAACGGCATTGATGTTACTTATACACCGGGCAATCCGGTAGAGGCATTCCCGCTTTTCTACCAAAAAATTATCGCAGGCAAGCTGCATGAGAAAAACATCAGCGTTAAAACCGAAGACTGGGGCTGGGGCGAGCCGCTGATTCAGAAAGAAACAGCAGGTTTCCTTGCTAAAAACGTTCCGGATATTATCGTAGGCGAAACCCAAATGCCTGGCTTCGCGCAGCAAGGGCTGCTTGAGCCGTTCCCGGACGATATGGCTGCGGATATCCGTGAGAATGTATCGCCTGCTGCATGGAAGCCAATGGAATACGACGGCAAAATCTACGGTCTTGCTTCGCAGCCTGGCGTAAGCAGCCTGTATTGGAATAAGAAGCTGGTGAAAGAAGCCGGCATCGATCCGGAGAAGCCGGTTACATCCTGGCAAGAGCTGGCTGACAACGCGAAGAAAGTAACGGAAGCGGGAAAAGGAAAATTCTATGGCGGCGGCGTTTACGCTGGTCCTAACTTCGGCGGATACCTGCGCTACGGTGCTCTTATCGGAATTAACGGCGGTTCTTATGCCGATGCAAACGGTCAACCGACCTTCAACTCCGATGCAAACGTAGAGACGGTTAATTTGCTCCGCGAGCTGAACGCGGCTCATCCGGCGGGACTGATGGTCAACAATACGGAAGGCACGTATTTCGATGCATGGAACAAAGGCCAGATTGCTTATCTGATCGATGGACCTTGGCAAGTGCAGCAATGTAAAGACAACAACCTGGAATGCGGCATGTCGCCAATTCCTCTGTCGCCTAACGGAGCGGCTGCCAACGTAACGATTGGCGCAGCTTTCCACTCGGTACCGAAAGACGCGAAGAACAAAGACGCGGCATTCGAATATATCAAAGCGATGTACAGCAAGGAAATTCAGCAGCTGATTGCGGACTCCAACGTTCGTTCTCCGATTCTGAAAGAAATCGCTGAGGCACCTGACTACCAGCAAAAGCATCCTGAAATGTACCTGCATTACCAAGCGATGAACGGCAATGTCCAAGGTCTTCCTACCTTTGCGAAAGACAACTCCAAGGTATGGCAAGTATGGGGCGACGCAGTGGTGAAATCGCTTATGACCAAAGGCGACGTAAAAGCCATTCTGGACGACGCCCAAAAGAAAGCAGAACAAATTACCAAACAATAA
- a CDS encoding GntR family transcriptional regulator has translation MSQDREPLYIKIQNHFKDLIISRELVEDDKIPTEKDLMDEFDVSRITVVNALAELAKDGWIYRIPGRGSFVKGIPEKQMAVSPMSETRGEQAGPKVKIGLVFPVLGDYFAIRLIAGITDGLKAKGYSLVIMLTNNSKEKEKEVIREMKNTVDGLIIFPVDAEVYNEEIIALKMQNYPFVLIDRYLPGVETNVVASDSALATMLAVDHLWELGHRNIAICSDSPLMTVSVDERIQGYQEAMKQKEALINPSLILNDIHINGGGMSAEHPFYRFVKNQMATAYIALNCSLGVQILSIAKEVGLRVPEDISIVTFDNPTPLLEEFSLLTHIDQSEYQMGAEAVQLLLQVIENKGKQPVKFEKKILKPTLIERKTTAKAKA, from the coding sequence GTGAGTCAAGATAGAGAGCCTCTGTATATTAAAATACAGAATCATTTCAAAGATCTGATCATCTCCAGGGAGCTCGTAGAGGACGATAAAATCCCGACGGAAAAAGATCTGATGGACGAATTCGACGTCAGTCGGATTACGGTTGTGAATGCACTTGCCGAGCTGGCGAAGGACGGATGGATCTACAGGATTCCGGGAAGAGGCAGCTTCGTCAAAGGCATTCCGGAGAAACAAATGGCAGTCAGCCCGATGAGCGAGACGCGCGGAGAGCAGGCGGGACCTAAGGTGAAGATTGGTCTTGTGTTCCCCGTGCTTGGCGACTATTTCGCCATCCGTTTAATAGCAGGGATAACGGACGGCCTTAAGGCCAAAGGTTATTCGCTTGTTATTATGCTGACCAACAACTCCAAGGAGAAAGAGAAGGAAGTTATCCGGGAGATGAAGAACACCGTTGACGGACTTATTATTTTCCCGGTCGACGCCGAGGTCTATAACGAAGAGATTATCGCGCTCAAAATGCAGAATTATCCGTTTGTCCTGATTGACCGGTACCTGCCGGGCGTGGAGACAAACGTTGTCGCATCGGACAGCGCGCTGGCCACGATGCTGGCGGTTGATCATTTGTGGGAGCTGGGACACCGCAATATTGCGATCTGCTCCGATTCGCCGCTTATGACGGTATCGGTAGACGAACGGATTCAAGGCTATCAGGAAGCCATGAAACAGAAGGAAGCGTTGATTAATCCGTCGCTCATTCTGAATGACATTCATATTAACGGCGGCGGCATGAGTGCCGAGCATCCATTCTACCGCTTCGTGAAAAATCAGATGGCGACCGCTTATATCGCGCTTAACTGCTCGCTTGGCGTTCAGATCTTATCGATTGCCAAGGAGGTTGGCCTTCGCGTTCCGGAGGATATCTCCATCGTAACTTTCGATAACCCGACGCCGCTGCTCGAGGAGTTCAGCCTGTTGACGCATATCGACCAGTCGGAATATCAAATGGGGGCCGAAGCGGTTCAGCTGCTGCTGCAAGTCATCGAGAATAAAGGCAAGCAGCCGGTCAAATTCGAGAAGAAAATCTTGAAGCCGACTCTGATTGAACGCAAAACAACGGCAAAAGCGAAAGCATAA